A DNA window from Streptococcus parapneumoniae contains the following coding sequences:
- the infC gene encoding translation initiation factor IF-3, which translates to MKTIAKQDLFINDEIRVREVRLIGLEGEQLGIKPLSEAQALADNANVDLVLIQPQAKPPVAKIMDYGKFKFEYQKKQKEQRKKQSVVTVKEVRLSPTIDKGDFDTKLRNARKFLEKGNKVKVSIRFKGRMITHKEIGAKVLAEFAEATQDIAIIEQRAKMDGRQMFMQLAPATDKK; encoded by the coding sequence GTGAAAACCATAGCAAAGCAAGACTTATTCATCAATGATGAGATTCGTGTACGTGAAGTTCGCTTGATTGGTCTTGAAGGTGAACAGCTAGGCATCAAGCCACTCAGTGAAGCACAAGCTTTGGCTGATAACGCTAATGTTGATCTAGTATTGATTCAACCCCAAGCCAAACCGCCTGTTGCAAAAATTATGGACTACGGTAAGTTCAAATTTGAGTACCAGAAGAAGCAAAAAGAACAACGTAAAAAACAAAGTGTTGTTACTGTCAAAGAAGTTCGTCTAAGTCCAACGATTGACAAGGGTGACTTTGATACAAAACTTCGCAATGCACGCAAATTCCTTGAAAAAGGAAATAAAGTTAAGGTATCTATTCGCTTTAAGGGTCGTATGATTACCCATAAAGAGATTGGTGCAAAAGTTTTAGCCGAGTTTGCTGAAGCAACTCAAGATATTGCAATCATCGAACAACGTGCTAAAATGGATGGACGTCAAATGTTCATGCAATTGGCGCCAGCGACTGACAAAAAATAA
- the rplT gene encoding 50S ribosomal protein L20, with protein sequence MARVKGGVVSRKRRKRILKLAKGYYGAKHILFRTAKEQVMNSYYYAYRDRRQKKRDFRKLWITRINAAARMNGLSYSQLMHGLKLAEIEVNRKMLADLAVNDAAAFTALADAAKAKLAK encoded by the coding sequence ATGGCACGTGTTAAAGGTGGCGTTGTATCACGCAAACGTCGTAAACGTATTCTTAAATTAGCAAAAGGTTACTATGGAGCTAAACACATCTTGTTCCGTACTGCAAAAGAACAAGTAATGAACTCTTACTACTATGCATACCGTGACCGTCGTCAGAAAAAACGTGACTTCCGCAAATTGTGGATCACTCGTATCAATGCGGCAGCTCGTATGAACGGACTTTCATACTCACAATTGATGCATGGTTTGAAATTGGCTGAGATCGAAGTTAACCGTAAAATGCTTGCTGACTTGGCTGTTAACGATGCAGCAGCTTTCACAGCTCTTGCAGATGCAGCTAAAGCAAAACTTGCTAAATAA
- the cvfB gene encoding RNA-binding virulence regulatory protein CvfB: MNTNLASFIVGLIIDENDRFYFVQKDGQTYALSKEEGQHTVGDTVKGFAYTDMKQKLRLTTLEVTATQDQFGWGRVTEVRKDLGVFVDTGLPDKEIVVSLDILPELKELWPKKGDQLYIRLEVDKKDRIWGLLAYQEDFQRLARPAYNNMQNQNWPAIVYRLKLSGTFVYLPENNMLGFIHPSERYAEPRLGQVLDARVIGFREVDRTLNLSLKPRSFEMLENDAQMILTYLESNGGFMTLNDKSSPEDIKATFGISKGQFKKALGGLMKAGKIKQDQFGTELILGDL, translated from the coding sequence ATGAATACAAATCTTGCAAGTTTTATCGTTGGACTCATCATCGATGAAAATGACCGTTTCTACTTTGTGCAAAAGGATGGTCAGACCTATGCACTTTCCAAGGAAGAAGGTCAACATACAGTAGGGGATACGGTCAAAGGTTTTGCTTATACGGATATGAAGCAAAAACTACGCTTGACCACTCTAGAAGTGACTGCTACTCAGGATCAATTTGGTTGGGGTCGTGTCACAGAAGTTCGTAAGGACTTGGGTGTCTTTGTAGATACAGGCCTTCCTGACAAGGAAATCGTTGTGTCACTCGATATTCTCCCTGAGCTTAAGGAACTCTGGCCTAAGAAGGGAGACCAACTCTACATCCGTCTTGAAGTGGACAAGAAAGACCGTATCTGGGGTCTCTTGGCCTATCAAGAAGACTTTCAACGTCTGGCTCGTCCTGCCTACAACAACATGCAGAACCAAAACTGGCCAGCCATTGTTTACCGACTCAAGCTGTCAGGAACCTTTGTCTACCTACCAGAAAATAACATGCTTGGCTTTATCCATCCTAGCGAGCGCTACGCAGAGCCACGTTTGGGGCAAGTATTAGATGCGCGCGTTATTGGTTTCCGTGAAGTGGACCGCACGTTGAACCTCTCCCTCAAACCACGTTCTTTTGAAATGTTGGAAAATGATGCCCAGATGATTTTGACTTATTTGGAAAGCAATGGCGGTTTTATGACCTTGAATGATAAGTCATCCCCTGAGGATATCAAGGCAACCTTTGGTATTTCTAAAGGTCAGTTCAAGAAAGCACTTGGTGGCTTGATGAAGGCTGGTAAAATCAAGCAAGACCAGTTTGGGACAGAGTTGATCTTGGGTGACTTATGA
- a CDS encoding PhoH family protein translates to MKEHSIDIQLSHPDDLFHLFGSNERHLRLMEEELDVVIHARTEIVQVLGEETACEEARQVIQALMVLVNRGMTVGTPDVVTAISMVKNDEIDKFVALYEEEIIKDNTGKPIRVKTLGQKLYVDSVKQHDVTFGIGPAGTGKTFLAVTLAVTALKRGQVKRIILTRPAVEAGESLGFLPGDLKEKVDPYLRPVYDALYQILGKDQTTRLMEREIIEIAPLAYMRGRTLDDAFVILDEAQNTTIMQMKMFLTRLGFHSKMIVNGDISQIDLPRNVKSGLIDAQEKLKNIHQIDFVHFSAKDVVRHPVVAQIIRAYEPVPVKKEESEGLESQPLSEG, encoded by the coding sequence TTGAAGGAACATTCAATAGACATTCAACTGAGTCATCCAGATGACCTGTTTCATCTTTTTGGTTCCAATGAACGCCATCTTCGTTTGATGGAAGAAGAGCTGGATGTGGTGATTCATGCTCGTACGGAGATTGTGCAGGTTTTGGGAGAAGAGACTGCCTGTGAGGAAGCCCGTCAGGTTATTCAAGCTCTCATGGTCTTGGTAAATCGTGGGATGACCGTTGGTACGCCAGATGTGGTGACTGCGATTAGCATGGTCAAAAACGATGAAATTGATAAATTTGTCGCCCTTTACGAAGAAGAAATCATCAAAGACAATACTGGGAAGCCTATCCGTGTCAAAACCTTGGGTCAAAAACTTTATGTGGATAGTGTTAAACAGCACGATGTGACCTTTGGAATTGGGCCAGCAGGGACAGGGAAGACCTTTCTTGCAGTGACCTTGGCAGTGACAGCTCTTAAACGTGGGCAGGTCAAGCGAATTATCCTAACTCGTCCAGCAGTAGAAGCTGGAGAGAGTCTTGGATTTCTTCCGGGAGACCTTAAGGAGAAGGTAGATCCTTACCTTAGACCTGTTTATGATGCTTTGTATCAGATTCTGGGAAAAGATCAAACGACTCGTCTCATGGAACGTGAAATTATCGAGATTGCACCTCTTGCCTACATGCGTGGACGAACCTTGGATGATGCCTTTGTCATTCTCGATGAGGCGCAAAATACGACTATCATGCAGATGAAGATGTTTTTGACGCGTTTAGGCTTTCATTCTAAGATGATTGTCAATGGAGATATCAGTCAGATTGACCTGCCACGCAATGTCAAGTCAGGTTTGATTGATGCCCAAGAGAAACTAAAGAACATCCATCAGATTGACTTTGTTCATTTTTCAGCTAAGGATGTGGTTCGCCACCCAGTTGTCGCTCAGATTATCCGAGCTTATGAACCAGTACCGGTTAAAAAAGAAGAGAGTGAAGGATTAGAGTCTCAACCTCTGTCTGAAGGATAG
- a CDS encoding DNA internalization-related competence protein ComEC/Rec2, with protein MLQWIKNFPLPLIYLSFLLLWLYYAIFSASYLALLGFVFLLVCLFFQFSWKSASKVLLLCGIFGFWFLFQNWQQSQASQNLADSVERVRILPDTIKVNGDSLSFRGKADSRTFQVYYKLQSENEKEQFQVLTDLHEIELEGKLSEPEGQRNFGGFDYQAYLKTQGIYQTLNIKKIQSLQKVGSWDIGENLSSLRRKAVVWIKTHFPDPMRNYMTGLLLGHLDTDFEEMNELYSSLGIIHLFALSGMQVGFFMDGFKKLLLRLGLTQEKLKWLTYPFSLIYAGLTGFSASVIRSLLQKLLAQHGVKGLDNFALTVLVLFIVMPNFFLTAGGVLSCAYAFILTMTSKEGEGLKAVARESLVISLGILPILSFYFAEFQPWSILLTFVFSFLFDLVFLPLLSILFALSFLYSVIQLNFIFEWLEGMIRLVSQLASRPMVFGQPNVWLLILLLISLALVYDLRKNIKRLAVLSLLITGLFFLTKHPLENEITMLDVGQGESIFLRDITGKTILIDVGGKAESSKKIEDWQEKVTTSNAQRTLIPYLKSRGVAKIDQLILTNTDKEHVSDLLEVTKAFHIGEILVSKGSLKQKEFVAELQTTQTKVRSVTVGENLPIFGSQLEVLSPRKMGDGGHEDSLVLYGKLLDKHFLFTGNLEEKGEKELLKKYLDLEVDVLKAGQHGSKNSSSSVFLEQLKPEITLISVGKNNRTKLPHQETLTRLEGINSKVYRTDQQGAIRFKGWKSWKIESVR; from the coding sequence ATGTTGCAGTGGATTAAAAATTTCCCCCTTCCCCTAATCTATCTGAGTTTTCTATTGCTCTGGCTTTACTACGCTATTTTCTCAGCATCCTATCTTGCTTTGTTGGGGTTCGTTTTTCTGCTAGTCTGTCTTTTTTTCCAATTTTCGTGGAAATCAGCTAGTAAAGTTCTACTGCTTTGCGGAATCTTTGGATTCTGGTTTCTGTTTCAAAATTGGCAACAGAGTCAAGCGAGTCAAAACTTAGCGGATTCTGTTGAGAGGGTGCGGATTTTGCCTGACACTATTAAGGTCAATGGTGACAGTCTATCCTTTCGTGGCAAGGCTGACAGCCGTACCTTCCAAGTTTACTATAAGCTTCAGTCCGAGAATGAAAAAGAACAATTTCAAGTCTTAACAGATCTTCATGAGATAGAACTTGAAGGAAAACTTTCAGAACCAGAAGGGCAGAGAAATTTTGGTGGTTTTGACTATCAAGCCTATCTGAAGACTCAGGGAATTTACCAGACTCTCAATATCAAAAAAATCCAGTCACTTCAAAAGGTTGGCAGTTGGGATATAGGTGAAAACCTGTCTAGTTTACGTCGAAAGGCTGTAGTTTGGATTAAGACGCACTTTCCAGACCCTATGCGCAACTACATGACGGGGCTCTTGCTGGGACATCTGGACACAGATTTTGAGGAGATGAATGAGCTTTATTCCAGTCTAGGAATTATCCACCTCTTTGCCTTGTCCGGTATGCAGGTAGGATTTTTCATGGATGGATTTAAGAAGCTTCTTTTGCGATTGGGCTTGACCCAAGAAAAGTTGAAATGGCTGACTTATCCCTTTTCCCTTATTTATGCAGGGCTGACAGGATTTTCAGCATCGGTCATTCGAAGTCTCTTGCAGAAGCTACTGGCTCAACATGGGGTTAAAGGCTTGGATAATTTTGCCTTGACGGTGCTTGTCCTCTTTATCGTCATGCCCAACTTTTTCTTGACAGCAGGAGGTGTCTTGTCCTGCGCCTATGCTTTTATCTTGACCATGACCAGCAAAGAAGGAGAGGGGCTCAAGGCTGTTGCTAGAGAAAGTCTAGTCATTTCCTTGGGAATATTACCCATTCTATCCTTTTATTTTGCAGAATTTCAGCCTTGGTCTATTCTTTTGACCTTTGTCTTTTCCTTTCTATTTGACTTGGTTTTCTTACCGCTCTTGTCTATCTTATTTGCCCTTTCCTTCCTCTATTCAGTCATTCAGCTGAATTTTATTTTTGAATGGTTGGAGGGGATGATTCGCTTGGTATCGCAGCTGGCAAGTAGGCCTATGGTCTTTGGACAACCCAATGTATGGCTTTTAATTTTATTGTTAATTTCCTTGGCTTTAGTCTATGATTTGAGGAAAAACATTAAAAGGCTAGCAGTATTGAGTTTATTGATTACAGGTCTCTTTTTCCTTACCAAGCATCCACTGGAAAATGAAATTACCATGCTGGATGTGGGGCAAGGCGAAAGTATTTTCCTACGGGATATAACTGGGAAAACCATTCTCATAGATGTGGGTGGTAAGGCAGAGTCTAGCAAGAAAATTGAGGATTGGCAAGAAAAGGTGACGACCAGCAATGCCCAGAGAACCTTGATACCCTATCTCAAAAGTCGAGGAGTAGCCAAGATTGACCAGCTGATTTTGACCAATACGGACAAGGAACATGTTAGTGATTTGTTGGAGGTGACCAAGGCTTTCCATATAGGTGAAATTTTAGTATCAAAAGGCAGTCTGAAGCAGAAGGAATTTGTGGCAGAACTACAGACTACTCAAACCAAGGTGCGTAGTGTGACAGTAGGAGAGAACTTGCCAATTTTCGGAAGCCAGTTAGAAGTCCTATCTCCAAGAAAAATGGGAGATGGAGGTCATGAAGACTCCCTAGTTCTGTATGGAAAACTCTTGGATAAGCACTTTCTCTTCACTGGAAATTTGGAGGAGAAAGGAGAGAAGGAATTGTTGAAGAAGTATCTTGACCTAGAAGTGGATGTTTTGAAAGCTGGTCAACATGGTTCTAAAAATTCATCAAGTTCAGTCTTTCTAGAACAGCTCAAACCAGAGATCACTCTCATCTCAGTTGGAAAGAACAATCGAACGAAACTACCCCATCAGGAAACCTTGACACGACTGGAAGGTATCAATAGCAAAGTATATCGAACTGACCAACAAGGAGCTATACGCTTTAAAGGTTGGAAAAGTTGGAAAATCGAAAGCGTTCGATAG
- the rpmI gene encoding 50S ribosomal protein L35, translating into MPKQKTHRASAKRFKRTGSGGLKRFRAYTSHRFHGKTKKQRRHLRKASMVHSGDYKRIKAMLTRLK; encoded by the coding sequence ATGCCAAAACAAAAAACACACCGCGCATCAGCTAAACGTTTCAAACGTACAGGTTCTGGTGGACTTAAACGTTTCCGTGCTTACACTTCTCACCGTTTCCACGGAAAAACTAAGAAACAACGTCGTCATCTTCGTAAAGCATCTATGGTGCATTCAGGAGATTACAAACGTATCAAAGCAATGCTTACTCGCTTGAAATAA
- a CDS encoding helix-hairpin-helix domain-containing protein: MEAIIEKIKEYKIIVICTGLGLLVGGFFLLKPAPHTPVKETNLQAEVAAVSKDSSTEKEVKEEPVEQDLITVDVKGAVKSPGIYDLPVGSRVNDAVQKAGGLTEQADSKSLNLAQKVSDEALVYVPTKGEESASQQAGSGTASSTSKEKKVNLNKASLEELKQVKGLGGKRAQDIIDHRESNGKFKSVDELKKVSGIGAKTIEKLKDYVAVD, from the coding sequence ATGGAAGCAATTATCGAGAAAATAAAAGAGTATAAAATCATTGTCATCTGTACTGGTCTGGGCCTGCTTGTTGGCGGATTTTTCCTACTAAAGCCAGCTCCACACACACCTGTCAAAGAAACGAATTTGCAGGCAGAAGTTGCAGCTGTTTCCAAGGATTCATCGACCGAAAAGGAAGTGAAGGAAGAACCGGTTGAACAAGATCTAATCACAGTAGATGTCAAAGGTGCTGTCAAATCGCCAGGAATTTATGACTTGCCCGTAGGTAGTCGGGTCAATGATGCCGTTCAAAAGGCGGGTGGCTTGACAGAGCAAGCAGACAGCAAGTCGCTTAATCTAGCTCAGAAAGTTAGTGACGAGGCTCTGGTTTACGTTCCCACTAAGGGAGAAGAATCAGCTAGTCAGCAGGCAGGTTCTGGGACGGCTTCTTCAACAAGCAAGGAAAAGAAGGTCAATCTCAACAAGGCCAGTCTGGAAGAGCTTAAACAGGTCAAGGGACTGGGAGGAAAACGAGCTCAGGACATTATCGACCATCGTGAGTCAAATGGGAAATTCAAGTCAGTAGACGAGCTCAAAAAGGTCTCTGGCATTGGTGCCAAGACTATAGAAAAGTTAAAAGACTATGTTGCAGTGGATTAA
- a CDS encoding ATP-binding cassette domain-containing protein, which produces MLQLTHVTLKTRQVILQDVDFTFEKGRIYGILAINGSGKTTLFRAISNLIPISSGNIVAPPSLFYYESIEWLDENLSGMDYLRLIKNIWKSDLNLRDEIDYWEMSDYVRLPIRKYSLGMKQRLVIAMYFLSQAKCWLMDEITNGLDEYYRQKFFDRLAQIDRQEQLVLLSSHYKEELLDVCDRVVTIHQGQIEEV; this is translated from the coding sequence ATGTTGCAGCTTACTCATGTGACCTTAAAAACGCGACAAGTCATCTTACAAGATGTTGATTTTACATTTGAAAAGGGTAGGATTTATGGTATTCTTGCTATCAATGGCTCTGGAAAGACGACACTGTTCCGCGCCATTAGCAATTTAATTCCTATAAGTAGTGGAAATATTGTAGCCCCTCCTTCTTTATTTTATTATGAAAGCATTGAATGGCTGGATGAAAATTTAAGTGGGATGGACTATCTTCGCCTTATCAAAAACATCTGGAAGTCAGACCTAAACTTGAGGGATGAAATTGATTACTGGGAAATGTCGGACTATGTCAGACTTCCCATTCGCAAGTATTCCTTAGGCATGAAGCAACGCTTGGTGATTGCCATGTATTTCCTCAGTCAGGCCAAATGCTGGCTCATGGATGAGATTACAAATGGCTTAGATGAGTATTATCGTCAGAAGTTTTTTGATAGGCTAGCACAAATCGATAGACAAGAACAGCTGGTTCTTTTAAGTTCCCACTATAAGGAAGAGTTGCTTGATGTCTGCGATAGAGTAGTAACCATTCATCAGGGGCAAATAGAAGAGGTTTAG
- a CDS encoding VOC family protein, whose product MASKMLHTCLRVENLEKSIAFYQDAFGFKELRRRDFPDHAFTIVYLGLEGDDYELELTYNYDHGPYVVGDGFAHIALSTPDLEALHQEHSAKGYEVTAPNGLPGTAPNYYFVKDPDGYKVEVIREK is encoded by the coding sequence ATGGCTTCAAAAATGCTACACACTTGCTTGCGAGTAGAAAATCTTGAAAAATCAATCGCATTCTATCAAGATGCTTTTGGTTTTAAAGAATTGCGCCGCAGAGATTTTCCAGATCATGCCTTCACGATTGTCTATCTAGGACTTGAAGGTGACGACTATGAGTTGGAGTTGACTTATAACTACGATCACGGCCCTTATGTGGTAGGAGATGGGTTTGCTCATATCGCCCTCAGTACACCTGATCTTGAAGCTCTTCATCAAGAGCACAGTGCAAAAGGCTATGAAGTGACTGCACCAAATGGTCTACCAGGAACTGCACCTAACTATTACTTTGTCAAAGACCCTGATGGTTATAAGGTCGAAGTTATTCGTGAAAAATAA
- a CDS encoding GNAT family N-acetyltransferase, which produces MESIFLKLAQYPIVETERLLLRPVTLDDAEAMFEYASDKDNTGYTFLTNQNLEETKNNIAQFYLANPLGSWGIELKCNGKFIGTIDLHKIDSVLKKAAIGYIINKKYWNQGLTTEANRAVIELAFEKIGMNKLTALHDKDNPASGKIMEKSGMRFLYAEPYACMDQHEEGRIVTRVHYVLTKEDYFANK; this is translated from the coding sequence ATGGAATCAATCTTTTTAAAACTAGCCCAGTATCCGATAGTGGAGACAGAGCGTTTATTGCTTAGACCTGTAACTTTGGATGATGCGGAAGCTATGTTTGAGTATGCCTCGGATAAGGATAATACAGGTTACACTTTTCTAACCAATCAAAATTTAGAAGAAACTAAAAATAATATTGCTCAGTTTTATTTAGCCAATCCATTAGGGAGTTGGGGAATAGAACTGAAATGCAATGGCAAATTTATTGGAACCATTGACTTGCACAAGATTGATTCTGTTCTTAAGAAGGCAGCTATTGGTTACATTATCAATAAAAAATATTGGAATCAAGGATTGACGACAGAAGCCAATCGTGCCGTAATTGAGCTAGCTTTTGAGAAAATCGGAATGAACAAGTTGACCGCCCTTCACGATAAGGACAATCCTGCATCTGGAAAGATCATGGAGAAATCAGGCATGCGTTTTTTATATGCAGAACCATATGCTTGTATGGACCAGCATGAAGAAGGCAGAATCGTGACAAGAGTTCATTATGTTTTGACCAAGGAAGACTATTTTGCAAATAAATAA
- a CDS encoding YozE family protein produces MRKSFYTWLMTERNPKSNSPKAILADLAFEESAFPKHTDDFDEVSRFLEEHASFSFNLGDFDAIWQEYLEH; encoded by the coding sequence ATGAGAAAATCATTTTACACTTGGCTCATGACCGAGCGCAATCCTAAAAGTAACAGTCCCAAGGCTATCTTGGCAGACCTCGCTTTTGAAGAATCAGCCTTTCCAAAACACACAGATGATTTTGATGAGGTGAGTCGCTTTCTGGAAGAACATGCCAGTTTCTCTTTCAATCTAGGAGACTTTGACGCTATCTGGCAAGAATACTTAGAACACTAG